In one window of Haemophilus parainfluenzae DNA:
- the odhB gene encoding 2-oxoglutarate dehydrogenase complex dihydrolipoyllysine-residue succinyltransferase has translation MTIEILVPDLPESVADATVATWHKKVGETVKRDEVLVEIETDKVVLEVPALSDGVVTEILQEEGATVVSKQLLGKLSTQQAGDISSKTVKDNEPTPADRQRAAIENSHNNSADQGPAIRRLLAEHDLDAEKIQGSGVGGRITREDIEREVAKRDAQKAKQDVATEQNTISTVAYSSRSEKRVPMTRLRKRIAERLLEAKNTTAMLTTFNEVDMQPIMKLRKTYGEKFEKQHGVRLGFMSFYIKAVVEALKRYPEVNASIDGDDIVYHNYFDISIAVSTPRGLVTPVLRNCDKLSMADIEKQIKALAEKGRDGKLTVEDLTGGNFTITNGGVFGSLMSTPIINPPQSAILGMHAIKERPVAVDGQVVIRPMMYLALSYDHRLIDGRESVGFLVAIKDLLEDPTRLLLEI, from the coding sequence ATGACAATTGAAATTCTTGTTCCAGATTTACCGGAATCCGTTGCGGATGCAACTGTTGCAACATGGCATAAAAAAGTTGGTGAGACGGTAAAACGTGACGAAGTATTAGTAGAAATTGAAACAGATAAAGTGGTACTTGAAGTACCAGCCTTAAGCGATGGCGTAGTGACTGAAATTCTTCAAGAAGAAGGTGCAACCGTAGTAAGTAAACAGCTTTTAGGTAAACTTTCTACTCAACAGGCTGGTGATATTTCATCTAAAACAGTGAAAGACAATGAACCAACACCTGCTGATCGTCAAAGAGCAGCCATTGAAAATAGCCACAATAATTCAGCGGATCAAGGTCCTGCTATTCGTCGTTTATTAGCTGAACACGATTTAGATGCTGAGAAAATTCAAGGTTCTGGTGTGGGTGGTCGTATTACCCGTGAAGATATTGAACGTGAAGTGGCAAAACGTGACGCACAAAAAGCGAAACAAGATGTGGCAACAGAGCAGAATACTATTAGCACCGTGGCATATAGCTCTCGTTCAGAAAAACGCGTACCGATGACCCGTTTACGTAAACGTATTGCGGAACGTTTATTAGAAGCGAAAAATACCACCGCAATGCTCACTACATTCAATGAAGTGGATATGCAGCCGATTATGAAATTACGTAAAACATACGGCGAGAAATTTGAGAAACAGCATGGTGTACGTTTAGGCTTTATGTCTTTCTACATCAAGGCTGTAGTTGAAGCGTTAAAACGTTATCCAGAAGTGAATGCCTCAATTGACGGTGATGACATTGTGTATCACAACTATTTTGATATTAGCATTGCCGTTTCAACCCCGCGTGGTTTAGTGACACCAGTATTACGCAATTGTGACAAACTCAGTATGGCGGATATTGAGAAACAAATTAAAGCACTAGCAGAAAAAGGCCGTGATGGTAAATTAACCGTTGAAGATTTAACAGGCGGTAACTTCACCATTACTAATGGTGGCGTATTTGGTTCTTTAATGTCCACACCAATTATCAATCCACCGCAAAGTGCAATTTTAGGCATGCATGCCATCAAAGAGCGCCCGGTTGCGGTAGATGGCCAAGTGGTGATTCGTCCGATGATGTATTTGGCATTATCTTACGACCACCGCTTAATTGATGGTCGTGAATCAGTTGGTTTCTTAGTGGCGATTAAAGACTTATTAGAAGATCCAACTCGTTTATTATTAGAAATTTAA
- the cytX gene encoding putative hydroxymethylpyrimidine transporter CytX produces the protein MQTKKSSNLAIALIWFTAAISMAEILTGTWFAPLGWKQGLIAIIVGHFIGGSMFFCAGYIGAKTKKSAMQTVQISFGEKGSALFSLLNAMQLMGWTAVMIYMGAEVISILNQTADASIFPFLTLGLGILIILWLLLGFTKLGIFKSISLVTMFLLMLWLSIQVANKPFIAMDVAQNIKFGTAVEIAAVMPLSWLPVVSDHTKNSETPFKTTALSTLTYTATSCWMYTLGLGAALVTGKSEISQILSLAGVSVIGVLIVIASTMINTALPAYSTGMSLNNIFPQLKVTPISVLTVIVGIILASTLPITEYEHFLFFIGSVFAPMIAVLIADFFVLKQHDVKKSVDSVGLSVWFVGFVLYRFLMAKGWETDLGLTFPVIIITFILAILVRKIAK, from the coding sequence ATGCAAACGAAAAAATCAAGCAATCTTGCTATTGCACTCATTTGGTTTACTGCTGCTATTTCAATGGCAGAAATTCTCACGGGTACTTGGTTTGCACCACTAGGATGGAAACAAGGTTTAATTGCCATCATCGTTGGACACTTTATTGGTGGTTCGATGTTTTTCTGTGCAGGTTACATCGGTGCAAAAACCAAAAAAAGTGCCATGCAAACGGTACAAATATCATTTGGTGAAAAAGGTTCTGCGCTTTTCTCTTTACTCAATGCCATGCAACTGATGGGATGGACTGCTGTCATGATTTATATGGGGGCTGAAGTCATTTCTATCTTAAATCAAACAGCTGATGCTTCCATCTTTCCATTCCTTACACTTGGCTTAGGCATACTCATCATACTTTGGCTACTACTCGGCTTCACTAAATTAGGTATCTTCAAAAGCATTTCACTTGTTACCATGTTTTTACTGATGTTGTGGCTTAGTATTCAAGTCGCGAATAAACCATTCATTGCCATGGATGTAGCACAAAATATTAAATTTGGTACAGCTGTTGAAATTGCTGCCGTCATGCCGCTTTCTTGGTTACCGGTAGTATCTGACCATACGAAGAATAGCGAAACGCCATTTAAAACGACCGCACTTTCAACGCTGACTTATACCGCGACCAGCTGCTGGATGTATACTCTTGGCTTAGGTGCAGCATTAGTAACCGGTAAATCTGAAATCTCACAAATTCTTTCGCTTGCTGGTGTCAGTGTTATTGGCGTATTAATTGTCATCGCCTCTACCATGATTAACACTGCTCTTCCCGCCTATTCCACCGGCATGAGTTTAAACAATATTTTCCCTCAATTAAAAGTCACGCCAATCTCCGTACTTACCGTGATTGTGGGCATTATATTAGCCTCAACCTTGCCTATAACAGAATACGAACATTTCTTGTTCTTTATTGGCTCAGTATTCGCGCCAATGATCGCTGTGCTTATCGCTGATTTCTTTGTGCTCAAACAGCATGATGTTAAAAAATCAGTTGATAGTGTTGGACTCAGCGTTTGGTTTGTCGGCTTCGTACTCTATCGTTTCCTTATGGCAAAAGGTTGGGAAACCGATTTAGGTCTGACTTTCCCTGTTATCATCATTACCTTTATCTTAGCAATCTTAGTACGTAAAATAGCTAAATAA